Proteins found in one Acipenser ruthenus chromosome 18, fAciRut3.2 maternal haplotype, whole genome shotgun sequence genomic segment:
- the LOC117423349 gene encoding zinc finger FYVE domain-containing protein 1-like, with amino-acid sequence MSAQAPSSEKGVNTGLVCQENYACGGSEEALFECDECGSLQCQRCELELHRQDRLKNHERVRIGPGHVPYCDTCKGASGSLGFGHRQRAAIRCQGCKTNLCAVCQKRTHSGVNKRKHPISAYPPSNATEGAAAVDEGEAQKRRLLERVRCFLLVDENEEIQVGDEEEFAKKLDCKQDEHLKVVSIFGNTGEGKSHTLNHTFFMGREVFQTSPAQESCTVGVWAALDPLHRVVVMDTEGLLGTSSNLGQRTRLLLKVLAVSDLVIYRTHADRLHDDLFKFLGDASDAYLKYFTKELKATTARFGLDVPLSTLGPAVIIFHETVHTTLLGSDKPSDSPEKLLQERFRKLGRFPEAFSSVQYRGTRTYNPPTDFSGLLRTVEQQLSNNTMRSPRPPRVIYKALQALSERFSGEILDEHMAHSSFFPDEYFTCSSLCLGCGSGCKNSMNHVREGVCHEAKQRCRYSPQYDNRIYTCKACYEAGKEVIVVPKTSASCDSPWLGLAIYAWSGYVIECPNCGVIYRSRQYWFGNQDPVDTVVRTEIEHIWPGSDGFLKDNNNAAQRLLDGVNFMAQSVSELSVKPAKVVTSWLTDQIAPAYWRPNSEILKCHKCDCPFQDNDTKHHCRACGEGFCDNCSSKSRPVPERGWGLGPVRVCDVCFEQRGARQDLQEAELEEEGGTLIARKVGEAVQNTLGAVVTAMDIPLGLVKDAARPVYWVPDHEITQCHHCCQPFSPKLSKHHCRACGQGFCAECSQERRAVPSRGWDHPVRVCLNCNQKPGDL; translated from the exons ATGAGTGCCCAAGCTCCATCCTCAGAGAAAGGAGTGAACACTGGCCTGGTGTGCCAGGAGAACTATGCCTGTGGTGGCTCAGAGGAAGCCCTGTTCGAGTGTGATGAGTGTGGGAGCCTGCAGTGCCAGCGATGTGAACTGGAGCTGCACCGTCAGGACCGGCTCAAGAACCATGAGCGGGTCCGCATCGGGCCAGGACACGTCCCCTATTGCGACACCTGCAAGGGGGCCAGTGGCAGCCTGGGGTTCGGGCACCGGCAGAGAGCAGCCATCAGGTGCCAAGGATGCAAGACCAATCTGTGCGCCGTCTGCCAGAAGCGCACCCACAGCGGGGTGAACAAGAGGAAGCACCCCATCAGCGCCTACCCCCCCAGCAATGCCACAGAGGGGGCAGCAGCCGTGGATGAGGGGGAGGCCCAGAAGAGACGGCTCCTCGAGAGGGTCCGCTGCTTCCTCCTGGTGGACGAAAACGAGGAGATCCAG GTTGGGGATGAGGAAGAATTTGCCAAGAAGCTGGACTGCAAGCAGGACGAGCATCTCAAAGTGGTGTCAATTTTCGGCAACACGGGTGAGGGAAAGTCCCACACGCTGAACCACACCTTCTTCATGGGTAGGGAGGTGTTCCAGACCTCTCCCGCCCAGGAGTCCTGCACTGTGGGGGTGTGGGCAGCTCTGGACCCCCTGCACAGAGTGGTGGTGATGGACACGGAGGGGCTGCTGGGCACCAGTTCAAACCTGGGGCAGCGCACCCGGCTGCTGCTTAAGGTCCTAGCAGTGTCGGACTTGGTGATCTACCGCACACACGCTGACCGGCTGCACGATGACCTTTTCAAGTTCCTGGGCGATGCCTCGGACGCCTACCTGAAGTACTTCACCAAGGAGCTGAAGGCCACCACTGCCCGCTTCGGCCTGGACGTACCTCTGTCCACTCTGGGGCCGGCGGTCATCATCTTCCACGAGACTGTGCACACCACACTGCTGGGCTCAG ACAAGCCGTCGGACTCCCCGGAGAAGCTGCTGCAGGAGCGCTTCAGGAAACTGGGACGCTTTCCAGAGGCCTTCAGCTCTGTCCAGTACCGAGGCACGCGCACCTACAACCCCCCCACCGACTTCTCAGGACTGCTGCGGACTGTGGAGCAACAGCTGAGCAACAACACCATGCGCTCCCCCCGCCCGCCACGCGTCATCTACAAGGCCCTGCAG GCTTTGAGTGAGCGCTTCAGTGGGGAGATCCTGGACGAGCACATGGCTCACAGCTCCTTCTTCCCTGACGAATACTTCACTTGCTCCTCCCTCTGCCTCGGCTGTGG GTCTGGCTGCAAGAACAGTATGAATCATGTCAGGGAGGGGGTGTGCCACGAAGCCAAGCAGCGCTGCCGCTACTCCCCACAGTACGACAACAGAATCTACACCTGCAAG GCTTGCTATGAGGCTGGAAAGGAGGTGATTGTGGTTCCCAAAACCTCTGCGTCCTGCGACTCACCCTGGCTCGGTCTGGCTATATATGCCTGGTCTGG GTATGTGATCGAGTGTCCGAACTGTGGGGTGATCTACCGGAGCCGGCAGTACTGGTTTGGGAACCAGGATCCTGTGGACACTGTGGTGCGCACTGAAATCGAGCACATCTGGCCTGGG TCGGACGGCTTCCTGAAGGATAACAACAATGCGGCTCAGAGGCTGCTGGACGGAGTGAACTTCATGGCCCAGTCCGTCTCCGAGCTTAGTGTCAAGCCGGCCAAGGTGGTGACCTCCTGGCTGACCGATCAGATCGCTCCCGCCTACTGGAGACCCAACTCTGAGATCCTG AAATGCCACAAGTGTGACTGCCCGTTCCAGGATAATGACACCAAGCACCACTGCCGGGCCTGCGGGGAGGGCTTCTGTGACAACTGCTCCTCCAAGTCCAGGCCAGTGCCTGAGCGGGGATGGGGGCTGGGCCCTGTGCGAGTCTGTGACGTGTGCTTCGAGCAGAGAGGGGCACGCCAAG ATTTACAGGAGGCTGAGTTGGAGGAGGAAGGAGGGACGCTGATCGCCAGGAAGGTTGGAGAGGCTGTACAGAACACGCTGGGGGCTGTAGTGACCGCCATGGACATCCCCTTAG GTCTGGTGAAGGATGCGGCCCGGCCGGTCTACTGGGTCCCTGACCACGAGATCACACAGTGCCATCACTGCTGCCAGCCGTTCAGCCCCAAGCTGTCAAAGCACCACTGTCGGGCCTGCGGACAGGGCTTCTGTGCCGAGTGCTCCCAGGAGCGTCGCGCCGTGCCCTCGCGAGGCTGGGACCACCCCGTCAGAGTCTGCCTGAACTGCAACCAGAAACCTGGGGACCTCTAG